The proteins below come from a single Balaenoptera acutorostrata chromosome 2, mBalAcu1.1, whole genome shotgun sequence genomic window:
- the CCDC194 gene encoding coiled-coil domain-containing protein 194, whose product MAEPGPEPGRARRVFALCGAAVFLAAVAAGAALLAWNLAASASRRPHCPEPGANTTAPPGDLVPEVEELRRRLAEAAQREEALTRQLNQAEGVRQELEEALRGCEGRQSRLQTQLMTLKTEMDEAKAQGTQMGAENGALTEALARWEAAATESAQRLAAVQRRASAAEAEGEACAAREAALREHVYTLEAQAGPQRRVPHPRTRSGSRPRPSPRSRSRPGTSGGCRRPARRARG is encoded by the exons ATGGCCGAGCCGGGGCCGGAGCCGGGGCGCGCCAGGCGAGTGTTCGCCCTGTGCGGGGCCGCGGTGTTCCTGGCAGCGGTGGCGGCTGGAGCAGCCCTGCTGGCCTGGAATCTGGCCGCCTCGGCCTCCCGGAGGCCTCACTGCCCAGAGCCAGGGGCCAACACCACGGCGCCGCCTGGAGACCTGGTGCCCGAGGTCGAGGAACTTCGGCGCCGGCTGGCAGAGGCTGCCCAGCGTGAGGAGGCCCTGACCAGGCAGCTGAACCAGGCCGAGGGTGTCCgacaggagctggaggaggcccTAAGGGGCTGTGAGGGCCGCCAG AGTCGGCTTCAGACCCAACTGATGACACTGAAGACTGAGATGGACGAGGCCAAGGCTCAGGGGACCCAGATGGGGGCTGAGAACGGGGCGCTGACAG AAGCCCTGGCGCGCTGGGAGGCGGCGGCCACGGAGTCTGCGCAGCGGCTGGCCGCGGTGCAGCGGCGCGCGAGCGCGGCGGAGGCCGAGGGTGAAGCCTGCGCAGCCCGGGAGGCGGCGCTGCGCGAGCACGT TTACACCCTGGAAGCCCAGGCCGGTCCCCAGCGCAGAGTGCCACACCCCCGGACCCGCTCCGGGTCCCGACCTCGGCCCAGCCCCCGCTCGCGCTCTCGCCCGGGAACCTCCGGGGGTTGCAGGCGACCAGCGCGGCGCGCACGAGGGTGA
- the PLVAP gene encoding plasmalemma vesicle-associated protein translates to MGLAMEHGGSYSRAGGSPRGCWYYLRYFFLFVSLIQFLIILGLVLFMVYGNAHVSTESNLQATERRADGLYGQVVGLTASQANLSKELNLTSRAKDAIMQMLLNARRDLDRINASFRQCQADRVIYMNNQRYMAAIILSEKQCQEHLKETNKSCDALVLTLNQKAKTLEVELAKEKVVCTKDKDGLGLGKRVMEEQLAECSKAREQQRQERQLAEDRLQKVQDLCLPLDKDKFETELRNLWRDSIIPRSLDSLGYNMFHPIGSEMASIRRICDHMPTLMSSKVEELARSLRAGIERVTRENSDLQRQKLEAEQGLRTSQEAKEKVEKEAQAREVKLQAECARQTQLALEEKAVLRKERDNLAKELEEKKREAEQLKMQLAVSNSALDTCIKAKSQPIPLPRPAGPAPNPPPIDPAGLEEFKRRILESQRPPASSVLASASG, encoded by the exons ATGGGCTTGGCGATGGAGCACGGGGGGTCCTATTCACGGGCAGGGGGCAGCCCGAGGGGCTGCTGGTACTATCTGcgctattttttcctctttgtctcGCTCATCCAGTTCCTCATCATCCTGGGCCTTGTCCTCTTTATGGTCTACGGCAACGCACACGTGAGTACCGAATCCAACCTGCAGGCCACCGAGCGCCGGGCTGACGGCCTCTACGGCCAGGTGGTGGGGCTCACAGCTTCTCAGGCCAACCTGTCCAAGGAGCTCAACCTCACCTCCCGTGCCAAGGATGCCATCATGCAGATGCTGCTAAACGCCCGCCGCGACCTGGACCGAATCAACGCCAGCTTCCGCCAGTGTCAGGCCGACCGG GTGATCTACATGAACAACCAGAGATACATGGCTGCCATCATCTTGAGCGAGAAACAATGCCAAGAACACCTCAAGGAAACTAACAAGAGCTGCGATG CTTTGGTCCTCACACTGAACCAGAAAGCCAAGACACTGGAGGTGGAGCTGGCAAAGGAGAAAGTGGTATGTACCAAGGACAAGGACGGTCTGGGGTTGGGCAAGCGAGTGATGGAGGAACAGCTGGCCGAGTGCAGCAAAGCCCGGGAGCAGCAGCGGCAGGAGCGACAGCTGGCCGAGGACCGGCTGCAGAAGGTGCAGGACCTCTGCCTCCCGCTGGACAAGGACAAGTTCGAGACGGAGCTGCGCAACCTCTGGAGGGACTCCATCATCCCGCGCTCCCTTGACAGCCTGGGCTACAATATGTTTCATCCCATCGGCTCAGAAATGGCCTCCATCCGGAGAATCTGCGACCACATGCCCACCCTCATGAGCTCCAAGGTGGAGGAGCTGGCCCGGAGCTTGCGGGCTGGCATCGAGCGCGTGACCCGTGAGAACTCGGACCTCCAGCGCCAGAAGCTGGAGGCCGAACAGGGTCTGCGCACCAGTCAGGAGGCCAAGGAGAAGGTGGAGAAGGAGGCCCAGGCCCGGGAGGTCAAGCTCCAGGCTGAATGTGCCCGGCAGACCCAGCTGGCCCTGGAGGAGAAAGCAGTGCTGCGGAAGGAGCGTGACAACCTGGCCAAGGAGCTAGAGGAGAAGAAGCGGGAGGCTGAACAGCTCAAGATGCAGCTGGCTGTCAGCAACTCGGCCCTGGACACCTGCATCAAGGCAAAG TCGCAGCCAATACCACTGCCAAGACCTGCAGGCCCTGCCCCCAATCCCCCGCCCATTG ACCCAGCTGGGCTGGAGGAATTCAAGAGGAGGATCCTGGAGTCCCAGCGACCCCCTGCCAGCAGTGTCTTAGCATCAGCCAG TGGCTGA
- the GTPBP3 gene encoding tRNA modification GTPase GTPBP3, mitochondrial isoform X2: MWRGLWTLVARAARGPRSPRPCTRQGSGAPAPGSGATIFALSSGQGRCGIAVIRTSGPASGQALRSLTAPRDLPPARKACLRLLSDPRSEEPLDHALVLWFPGPQSFTGEDCAEFYVHGGPAVVSGVLQALGSVPGLRPAEAGEFTRRAFAHGKLSLTEVEGLADLIHAETEAQRRQALRQLDGELSHLCRGWAETLTKALAHVEAYIDFGEDDNLEEGVLDQADSEVRELEVALGAHLRDARRGQRLRSGAHVVVAGPPNAGKSSLVNLLSRKPVSIVSPEPGTTRDVLETPVDLAGFPALLSDTAGLREGVGPVEQEGVRRAQKRLEQADLILAVLDASDLASASSCNFLDTVVIPAGAGSPNGSSQRLLLVLNKSDLLPAGGPDPSPDLPPHLLLSCLTGKGLDGFLEALRKELAALCGDPSTGPPLLTRARHQHHLQGCLDALGHYKQAKDLALAAEALRVARGHLTRITGGGGTEEILDIIFRDFCVGK, encoded by the exons ATGTGGCGGGGGCTGTGGACCCTGGTAGCCCGGGCGGCACGTGGGCCTCGCAG TCCCAGACCGTGCACGCGCCAGGGCAGTGGCGCCCCAGCCCCCGGTTCCGGAGCCACTATCTTCGCGCTGAGCTCCGGCCAAGGCCGCTGCGGCATCGCGGTGATCCGAACCAGCGGCCCCGCCAGCGGCCAGGCCCTCCGGAGCCTCACGGCGCCCCGGGACTTACCCCCGGCCCGCAAAGCCTGCCTGCGCCTGCTCAGCGACCCCCGCTCTGAGGAGCCTTTGGACCACGCGCTGGTGCTTTGGTTCCCGG GTCCCCAGAGTTTCACGGGTGAGGATTGCGCGGAGTTCTACGTGCATGGAGGCCCGGCTGTGGTGAGTGGTGTCCTGCAGGCCCTGG GCAGTGTGCCAGGGCTGCGGCCTGCAGAGGCAGGCGAGTTCACCAGGAGGGCGTTCGCCCACGGGAAGCTGAGCCTGACCGAGGTGGAGGGGTTGGCGGATCTGATCCATGCAGAAACCGAGGCACAGCGGCGACAGGCCCTGAGGCAGCTAGATGGGGAGCTGAGCCATCTCTGCCGCGGCTGGGCCGAGACCCTCACTAAG gctctGGCCCACGTGGAGGCCTATATCGATTTTGGTGAGGATGACAACCTGGAGGAGGGCGTCCTGGATCAAG CTGACAGTGAAGTGCGGGAGCTGGAGGTGGCACTGGGCGCACATCTTCGAGATGCCAGGCGCGGACAGAGGCTCCGCTCAGGGGCTCACGTAGTGGTTGCGGGACCTCCCAACGCCGGCAAGAGCAGCCTAGTGAACCTGCTCA gccggAAGCCTGTGTCCATCGTGTCCCCGGAGCCGGGGACCACCCGAGATGTGCTGGAGACCCCCGTGGACCTGGCCGGGTTCCCGGCGCTGCTGAGCGACACGGCGGGGTTGCGGGAGGGCGTGGGGCCTGTGGAGCAGGAGGGCGTGCGTCGCGCCCAAAAAAG GCTGGAGCAGGCTGACCTCATCCTGGCCGTGCTGGATGCTTCTGACCTGGCCTCTGCGTCCAGCTGCAACTTCCTGGACACCGTTGTCATCCCTGCGGGAGCCGGGAGCCCAAATGGGAGCAGCCAGCGCCTCCTGCTGGTGCTGAATAAGTCGGACCTGCTGCCAGCTGGGGGCCCAGACCCCAGTCCTGACCTGCCCCCTCACCTGTTGCTGTCCTGCCTAACTGGCAAGGGGCTGGATGGCTTCCTGGAAGCGCTGAGGAAGGAGCTGGCTGCATT GTGTGGGGACCCATCCACAGGCCCACCACTTCTGACACGGGCGAGGCACCAGCATCACCTCCAGGGCTGCCTGGATGCCCTTGGCCACTACAAGCAGGCGAAAGACTTAGCCCTGGCGGCCGAAGCACTTCGGGTCGCCCGAGGGCACCTGACCCGCATCACCGGTGGAGGGGGCACCGAGGAGATCCTGGATATCATCTTCCGAGACTTCTGCGTGGGCAAGTGA
- the GTPBP3 gene encoding tRNA modification GTPase GTPBP3, mitochondrial isoform X1: MWRGLWTLVARAARGPRSPRPCTRQGSGAPAPGSGATIFALSSGQGRCGIAVIRTSGPASGQALRSLTAPRDLPPARKACLRLLSDPRSEEPLDHALVLWFPGPQSFTGEDCAEFYVHGGPAVVSGVLQALGSVPGLRPAEAGEFTRRAFAHGKLSLTEVEGLADLIHAETEAQRRQALRQLDGELSHLCRGWAETLTKALAHVEAYIDFGEDDNLEEGVLDQGGSAWGVGGGNIWHLSPQRPPYSLSFPPSTADSEVRELEVALGAHLRDARRGQRLRSGAHVVVAGPPNAGKSSLVNLLSRKPVSIVSPEPGTTRDVLETPVDLAGFPALLSDTAGLREGVGPVEQEGVRRAQKRLEQADLILAVLDASDLASASSCNFLDTVVIPAGAGSPNGSSQRLLLVLNKSDLLPAGGPDPSPDLPPHLLLSCLTGKGLDGFLEALRKELAALCGDPSTGPPLLTRARHQHHLQGCLDALGHYKQAKDLALAAEALRVARGHLTRITGGGGTEEILDIIFRDFCVGK, translated from the exons ATGTGGCGGGGGCTGTGGACCCTGGTAGCCCGGGCGGCACGTGGGCCTCGCAG TCCCAGACCGTGCACGCGCCAGGGCAGTGGCGCCCCAGCCCCCGGTTCCGGAGCCACTATCTTCGCGCTGAGCTCCGGCCAAGGCCGCTGCGGCATCGCGGTGATCCGAACCAGCGGCCCCGCCAGCGGCCAGGCCCTCCGGAGCCTCACGGCGCCCCGGGACTTACCCCCGGCCCGCAAAGCCTGCCTGCGCCTGCTCAGCGACCCCCGCTCTGAGGAGCCTTTGGACCACGCGCTGGTGCTTTGGTTCCCGG GTCCCCAGAGTTTCACGGGTGAGGATTGCGCGGAGTTCTACGTGCATGGAGGCCCGGCTGTGGTGAGTGGTGTCCTGCAGGCCCTGG GCAGTGTGCCAGGGCTGCGGCCTGCAGAGGCAGGCGAGTTCACCAGGAGGGCGTTCGCCCACGGGAAGCTGAGCCTGACCGAGGTGGAGGGGTTGGCGGATCTGATCCATGCAGAAACCGAGGCACAGCGGCGACAGGCCCTGAGGCAGCTAGATGGGGAGCTGAGCCATCTCTGCCGCGGCTGGGCCGAGACCCTCACTAAG gctctGGCCCACGTGGAGGCCTATATCGATTTTGGTGAGGATGACAACCTGGAGGAGGGCGTCCTGGATCAAGGTGGGTctgcctggggggtgggaggtgggaacaTCTGGCATCTCAGCCCTCAGAGGCCTCCTTactccctctcctttcctccatccACAGCTGACAGTGAAGTGCGGGAGCTGGAGGTGGCACTGGGCGCACATCTTCGAGATGCCAGGCGCGGACAGAGGCTCCGCTCAGGGGCTCACGTAGTGGTTGCGGGACCTCCCAACGCCGGCAAGAGCAGCCTAGTGAACCTGCTCA gccggAAGCCTGTGTCCATCGTGTCCCCGGAGCCGGGGACCACCCGAGATGTGCTGGAGACCCCCGTGGACCTGGCCGGGTTCCCGGCGCTGCTGAGCGACACGGCGGGGTTGCGGGAGGGCGTGGGGCCTGTGGAGCAGGAGGGCGTGCGTCGCGCCCAAAAAAG GCTGGAGCAGGCTGACCTCATCCTGGCCGTGCTGGATGCTTCTGACCTGGCCTCTGCGTCCAGCTGCAACTTCCTGGACACCGTTGTCATCCCTGCGGGAGCCGGGAGCCCAAATGGGAGCAGCCAGCGCCTCCTGCTGGTGCTGAATAAGTCGGACCTGCTGCCAGCTGGGGGCCCAGACCCCAGTCCTGACCTGCCCCCTCACCTGTTGCTGTCCTGCCTAACTGGCAAGGGGCTGGATGGCTTCCTGGAAGCGCTGAGGAAGGAGCTGGCTGCATT GTGTGGGGACCCATCCACAGGCCCACCACTTCTGACACGGGCGAGGCACCAGCATCACCTCCAGGGCTGCCTGGATGCCCTTGGCCACTACAAGCAGGCGAAAGACTTAGCCCTGGCGGCCGAAGCACTTCGGGTCGCCCGAGGGCACCTGACCCGCATCACCGGTGGAGGGGGCACCGAGGAGATCCTGGATATCATCTTCCGAGACTTCTGCGTGGGCAAGTGA